A DNA window from Arachis duranensis cultivar V14167 chromosome 3, aradu.V14167.gnm2.J7QH, whole genome shotgun sequence contains the following coding sequences:
- the LOC107480236 gene encoding uncharacterized protein LOC107480236, translated as MEAESTREESPIPRRRNDTIIYSRGRLTRRAARGREDGERRSERTRQPVIMGVTPFHRSILEVRLPKHFDKPTDMRYDGTQDPLEHLTAFEARMNLEGVGDEVRCRAFPVTLAGPAIRWFNGLPQGSIYSFSDISRAFLAQFTTRIAKAKHPINLLGVTQRQGEPTRRYLDRFNDECLEIDGLTDSVASLCLTNGLLNENFQKHLTTKSVWTMYEIQTVAKEYINDEEVSRVVAANKRQPSYNQTRQQGNGERPKGQTREEALSKAPRTFPRVEKFTNYTPLALPVAEVYQQIAEKGILPKPRPLKDRTGGNKNLYCDYHKGYGHLTQDCFDLKDALEQAIREGKLAAFFHLIREPRRRYRGSRPRRDKRGDGQKSRAEVTIGAQKRC; from the coding sequence ATGGAAGCGGAGAGCACGCGGGAGGAGTCTCCTATCCCGAGAAGACGAAATGACACGATCATCTACTCCCGGGGCAGGCTAACCCGCCGAGCGGCAAGAGGTCGCGAAGACGGGGAGAGGAGATCCGAGAGAACACGACAACCTGTGATAATGGGTGTCACCCCATTCCACCGATCTATCCTCGAGGTCCGGTTGCCGAAACACttcgacaaaccaacggacatgaggtacgaCGGAACTCAAGACCCTCTAGAACACCTCACGGCCTTTGAGGCCAGGATGAATCTGGAGGGAGTGGGGGATGAGGTAAGATGCCGTGCCTTCCCAGTAACCTTAGCGGGGCCAGCGATCAGGTGGTTTAACGGCCTCCCGCAAGGATCCATCTACAGTTTCTCGGACATTAGTCGTGCATTCCTGGCCCAATTTACAACACGGATAGCGAAGGCAAAGCACCCCATCAACCTTCTAGGGGTAACCCAGAGACAAGGAGAACCGACCAGGAGGTACCTAGATCGGTTCAACGATGAATGCTTGGAAATCGATGGCCTAACCGACTCGGTGGCCAGTCTTTGCCTGACAAACGGCCTCCTCAACGAGAACTTCCAAAAACATCTTACCACGAAATCGGTTTGGACAATGTATGAGATCCAGACGGTAGCCAAAGAATACATAAACGACGAGGAAGTCAGCCGAGTCGTGGCCGCCAACAAACGGCAGCCCAGCTACAATCAAACCCGACAACAGGGCAATGGGGAAAGGCCAAAGGGACAAACCAGGGAAGAGGCGCTAAGTAAGGCGCCAAGGACATTCCCCCGAGTCGAGAAATTCACCAACTACACTCCGCTCGCTCTCCCCGTCGCGGAAGTTTACCAACAAATAGCCGAGAAAGGAATCCTGCCGAAGCCCCGACCACTCAAGGACCGCACTGGAGGGAACAAAAACCTTTATTGTGACTACCACAAGGGTTATGGCCACCTAACGCAGGATTGTTTTGACCTGAAAGACGCACTGGAACAAGCGATAAGGGAAGGAAAACTAGCGGCTTTCTTCCACCTAATCAGGGAGCCAAGGAGGCGCTACCGCGGATCACGGCCTCGGCGTGATAAACGTGGTGACGGCCAAAAAAGCCGCGCCGAGGTCACGATCGGCGCACAAAAAAGATGCTAA
- the LOC107480275 gene encoding protein TONSOKU isoform X2, protein MPCQDSELKAAKTAYRSARVEGNHREEARWANVIGDIHKNRGEYVEALKWLRIDYDVSLKYLLEKDLLPTCQSIGEMYLRLEQFSEALTYQKKHLELARDADDVVEQQRASTQLGRTYHELFSRSDHDHNSIRNAKKYFNFAMELAVALKKKPPSSKSSFLKEYIDAHNNKGMLEMELDNFQEAKEILTRGLEICDEEEVSEFDDGRSRLHHNLGNVYMELRNWNEARRNIKMDIQICNKIGHRQGEAKGYINLGELHSRTQKYEEAICFYNKALGLARSLEDEDALVRQIEQNIRTVKEAVKVMDEIKKEEQNLKKLKRDIAAARGTPNERKCLLQQNGSLERLVEKSRMISAWEKHCEFAKEKKRIASELCDKQRLGDSYMDVGESYQKLRKFNKAIKWYKKSWEMYQTIGSLEGQALVKINIGNVLDSAQKWRQALDAYTESYRRLKILIDKLKNSIEDESGAKNMAEDCCSETDTEADNNLSIAGSDDDLCSPHTSSRSKALSTGEEFIDDMPLLSIYQSLKGSSRKTTGHMEDLTNTKQADKSSKSLTNLTGNHQAVVGRKRVRVILSDDEDEMECSSKRSHDCVLEDRSTYDANMSKVSPSNIKVVSENGSKLPINVEESSSSFKCWSPHTLAKTCRHSRSMSNDLVAELDLPSGSKCNTDASGKPSDAAPPASNSSQYDKYIECQIGNDLIHIEATWCTASDKLDIESLKAVAACLYYLQLPTQKRSDGLLPVVQHILCAGRDLESLETVENLQICLGNVTVEASIDGWIHKRLIKMYVDFCKQLSEKPNMKVLKKLYNLEVSDDEIVVSECDLQDLSITPLINALQSQKAFSMLDLSHNLLGNGTMEALQKVFTASDQHYGDLTLDLHCNRFGPTALLQICECSVLFDRLEVLNISGNRLTDACGSYLSTILKKCKALYSLNVENCCITSRTIQKIADALDSTSVLAYLCIGHNSPVSGNTIVNLLSKLSTLKRFLELNLSGLKLGKPVVDALCQLAGTLSLSGLILGGTSIGTEGVMQLAEPLLKGAEEFVKLDLSYCGLTSNFVSNINVNLFCSILELNLEGNPILPEGGNTLCSLLVNPSCSLKVLVLRKCQLGLAGVLHIIEALAENNSLEELNLADNTVPNELYSLKSDLTVKGDTEKHDQILDTIKLAGNQEVHCSVNLDYHQLEVADSEDDTVKAAASGIDDSASSCQRNSSSAECLLTQQLAVAIGKAKKLQLLDLSNNAFSSEAAETFYNSWTSVRVPSQKHINEGIMHFSTKEKKCCRVKPCCKKVLPL, encoded by the exons ATGCCGTGCCAGGACTCGGAGCTGAAGGCGGCGAAGACTGCGTACCGGAGCGCCAGGGTTGAGGGTAACCACCGCGAGGAGGCGCGTTGGGCCAACGTCATTGGCGACATTCACAAGAACAGAGGAGAGTACGTGGAAGCCCTCAAATGGCTCCGAATCGATTACGATGTTTCGCTAAAATACTTGCTGGAAAAGGATTTGCTCCCTACCTGCCAATCCATCGGCGAGATGTACCTCCGCCTCGAGCAGTTCTCTGAAGCTCTAACTTACCAG AAGAAGCACTTGGAGCTTGCAAGAGACGCTGACGATGTGGTTGAGCAGCAAAGAGCGAGCACGCAGCTAGGTCGAACATACCACGAGCTGTTCTCGAGATCCGATCACGACCACAACTCAATTCGCAACGCGAAGAAGTATTTCAACTTCGCAATGGAGCTTGCAGTGGCTCTGAAGAAGAAACCGCCAAGCAGCAAGTCTTCGTTCCTGAAGGAGTATATCGATGCGCACAACAACAAAGGGATGCTGGAAATGGAGCTCGATAACTTCCAGGAAGCGAAGGAGATACTAACTCGAGGGTTGGAAATTTGTGATGAGGAGGAGGTTAGTGAATTTGATGATGGGAGGAGCAGGCTCCACCATAACCTTGGGAATGTGTACATGGAACTCAGGAATTGGAATGAAGCTAGGAGGAATATCAAAATGGACATTCAGATTTGTAACAAGATTGGCCACCGTCAAGGGGAAGCGAAAGGGTATATCAATCTTGGGGAATTGCATTCCAGGACTCAGAAGTATGAGGAGGCAATCTGTTTTTATAACAAGGCACTTGGTTTGGCAAGGTCCTTGGAGGATGAGGATGCTTTGGTGAGGCAAATTGAGCAGAATATTAGGACTGTAAAGGAAGCTGTCAAAGTGATGGATGAGATAAAGAAGGAAGAGCAGAACCTCAAGAAGCTTAAAAGAGATATCGCCGCTGCCAGAGGGACACCTAATGAGCGGAAATGCCTGCTCCAGCAGAATGGCTCTCTTGAACGCCTTGTGGAGAAGTCAAGAATGATATCTGCATGGGAGAAG CATTGCGAATTTGCAAAGGAGAAAAAGAGAATAGCAAGTGAACTTTGTGACAAGCAAAGGCTTGGTGATTCATATATGGATGTTGGAGAATCATATCAGAAGCTTAGAAAATTCAACAAAGCAATCAAATGGTACAAGAAGAGTTGGGAAATGTACCAAACAATTGGCAGTTTAGAG GGTCAAGCATTGGTAAAAATCAATATTGGCAATGTTTTGGATTCTGCTCAAAAGTGGAGACAAGCATTAGATGCATATACTGAAAGCTATAG GaggttgaaaattttaattgataagCTGAAGAACTCAATAGAAGATGAGTCAGGTGCTAAAAATATGGCAGAAGATTGTTGCTCTGAGACTGATACTGAGGCAGACAATAATCTGTCAATAGCTGGGTCTGATGATGACCTTTGCTCTCCACATACCAGTTCTAGATCAAAAGCTCTATCTACTGGAGAAGAATTTATAGATGACATGCCGCTTCTGTCAATCTATCAGTCCTTAAAAGGCTCATCCAGAAAGACAACAGGTCACATGGAAGATCTTACCAACACCAAGCAAGCTGATAAGTCATCCAAAAGTCTTACAAATTTAACCGGCAATCATCAGGCAGTTGTTGGACGTAAACGTGTCCGTGTAATTCTTtctgatgatgaagatgagatGGAGTGTTCAAGCAAACGGAGTCATGATTGCGTGTTAGAAGACAGGTCTACTTATGATGCAA ATATGAGTAAAGTGAGTCCTAGTAACATTAAG GTTGTCTCAGAGAATGGATCCAAACTTCCAATTAATGTTGAAGAAAGTAGCAGTTCTTTCAAATGCTGGAGTCCACATACACTTGCTAAAACTTGCAGACATTCCAGATCCATGAGCAATGACCTAGTTGCTGAACTTGATCTTCCTAGTGGTTCTAAATGCAACACAGATGCCTCTGGTAAACCAAGTGATGCTGCCCCTCCTGCGTCAAATAGTTCTCAATACGAT AAATATATTGAGTGCCAGATTGGGAATGATCTAATTCACATAGAAGCAACCTGGTGTACTGCCAGTGATAAGCTGGATATTGAATCTTTGAAAGCTGTAGCTGCATGCTTATACTATCTACAACTTCCTACACAAAAGAGATCAGATG GTCTGTTGCCTGTTGTTCAGCACATTTTATGTGCTGGAAGAGATCTAGAATCCCTAGAAACTGTTGAAAACCTTCAGATATGCCTGGGAAATGTCACAGTTGAAGCATCCATTGATG GATGGATTCATAAGCGCCTCATAAAAATGTATGTAGACTTTTGCAAGCAGCTGTCAGAGAAGCCAAATATGAAGGTACTGAAGAAACTCTACAATCTAGAG GTTTCGGATGATGAAATAGTAGTGTCTGAGTGTGACCTGCAAGATTTGTCTATAACCCCATTGATAAATGCACTGCAGTCCCAAAAAGCATTTTCAATGCTTGACCTCTCTCACAATTTGTTAG GAAATGGGACAATGGAAGCACTTCAGAAGGTCTTCACAGCATCAGACCAACATTATGGTGACTTAACACTCGATTTGCATTGTAATCGATTTGGTCCAACCGCTCTGCTACAG ATTTGTGAATGCTCAGTGCTGTTTGATAGACTGGAAGTGCTCAACATTTCTGGAAATCGTCTTACTGATGCATGTGGATCTTATCTTTCAACTATCTTGAAAAAATGTAAAG CCCTCTATAGCTTGAATGTAGAGAACTGCTGTATCACATCCAGAACTATTCAAAAGATTGCTGATGCACTGGACTCTACATCCGTACTTGCTTATCTCTGTATAG GACATAACAGCCCTGTATCTGGAAATACTATAGTTAATCTTTTGTCCAAGCTTTCCACTTTGAAAAG GTTTTTGGAGCTGAATCTCAGTGGTCTAAAACTAGGCAAACCAGTAGTTGATGCCCTTTGCCAGCTTGCAGGTACCTTGAGTTTATCAGGACTAATTCTTGGAGGTACCAGTATCGGAACA GAAGGGGTAATGCAATTAGCAGAACCATTGCTGAAAGGGGCTGAAGAGTTTGTGAAACTTGATCTATCATATTGTGGGCTCACATCAAACTTTGTTTCAAATATCAATGTTAATTTGTTTTGTTCCATCCTTGAGCTGAACCTGGAAGGAAATCCTATTCTGCCTGAG GGCGGAAATACTCTATGTTCTCTTCTAGTAAACCCATCATGCTCTCTCAAAGTGTTGGTTCTTAGAAAGTGTCAACTTGGGCTCGCTGGGGTTCTCCACATAATTGAGGCACTCGCAG AGAACAACAGCCTGGAGGAGCTTAATCTTGCTGATAATACTGTACCAAATGaactttattctctaaaatCCGACTTAACAGTAAAAGGTGACACTGAAAAACACGATCAGATACTTGATACGATTAAGTTGGCGGGTAATCAAGAGGTCCATTGCTCTGTAAACTTGGACTACCATCAGCTTGAAGTTGCTGATAGTGAAGATGATACAGTTAAAGCAGCTGCTTCTGGAATAGATGACAGTGCCAGTTCGTGTCAAAGAAATTCTTCATCTGCAGAGTGCCTTTTAACTCAACAACTTGCAGTGGCTATTGGTAAGGCAAAGAAATTGCAATTACTAGACCTTAGCAACAATGCTTTTTCATCGGAAGCTGCAGAAACTTTCTATAATTCCTGGACAAGTGTACGGGTGCCAAGTCAGAAGCACATTAATGAGGGGATTATGCATTTctcaacaaaagaaaagaagtgctGCAGAGTGAAACCGTGCTGCAAAAAAGTCCTGCCTTTATAG
- the LOC107480275 gene encoding protein TONSOKU isoform X1: MPCQDSELKAAKTAYRSARVEGNHREEARWANVIGDIHKNRGEYVEALKWLRIDYDVSLKYLLEKDLLPTCQSIGEMYLRLEQFSEALTYQKKHLELARDADDVVEQQRASTQLGRTYHELFSRSDHDHNSIRNAKKYFNFAMELAVALKKKPPSSKSSFLKEYIDAHNNKGMLEMELDNFQEAKEILTRGLEICDEEEVSEFDDGRSRLHHNLGNVYMELRNWNEARRNIKMDIQICNKIGHRQGEAKGYINLGELHSRTQKYEEAICFYNKALGLARSLEDEDALVRQIEQNIRTVKEAVKVMDEIKKEEQNLKKLKRDIAAARGTPNERKCLLQQNGSLERLVEKSRMISAWEKHCEFAKEKKRIASELCDKQRLGDSYMDVGESYQKLRKFNKAIKWYKKSWEMYQTIGSLEGQALVKINIGNVLDSAQKWRQALDAYTESYRIAVEAQLPDIQLSALENMHYSNMIRFDDESETKRLKILIDKLKNSIEDESGAKNMAEDCCSETDTEADNNLSIAGSDDDLCSPHTSSRSKALSTGEEFIDDMPLLSIYQSLKGSSRKTTGHMEDLTNTKQADKSSKSLTNLTGNHQAVVGRKRVRVILSDDEDEMECSSKRSHDCVLEDRSTYDANMSKVSPSNIKVVSENGSKLPINVEESSSSFKCWSPHTLAKTCRHSRSMSNDLVAELDLPSGSKCNTDASGKPSDAAPPASNSSQYDKYIECQIGNDLIHIEATWCTASDKLDIESLKAVAACLYYLQLPTQKRSDGLLPVVQHILCAGRDLESLETVENLQICLGNVTVEASIDGWIHKRLIKMYVDFCKQLSEKPNMKVLKKLYNLEVSDDEIVVSECDLQDLSITPLINALQSQKAFSMLDLSHNLLGNGTMEALQKVFTASDQHYGDLTLDLHCNRFGPTALLQICECSVLFDRLEVLNISGNRLTDACGSYLSTILKKCKALYSLNVENCCITSRTIQKIADALDSTSVLAYLCIGHNSPVSGNTIVNLLSKLSTLKRFLELNLSGLKLGKPVVDALCQLAGTLSLSGLILGGTSIGTEGVMQLAEPLLKGAEEFVKLDLSYCGLTSNFVSNINVNLFCSILELNLEGNPILPEGGNTLCSLLVNPSCSLKVLVLRKCQLGLAGVLHIIEALAENNSLEELNLADNTVPNELYSLKSDLTVKGDTEKHDQILDTIKLAGNQEVHCSVNLDYHQLEVADSEDDTVKAAASGIDDSASSCQRNSSSAECLLTQQLAVAIGKAKKLQLLDLSNNAFSSEAAETFYNSWTSVRVPSQKHINEGIMHFSTKEKKCCRVKPCCKKVLPL; encoded by the exons ATGCCGTGCCAGGACTCGGAGCTGAAGGCGGCGAAGACTGCGTACCGGAGCGCCAGGGTTGAGGGTAACCACCGCGAGGAGGCGCGTTGGGCCAACGTCATTGGCGACATTCACAAGAACAGAGGAGAGTACGTGGAAGCCCTCAAATGGCTCCGAATCGATTACGATGTTTCGCTAAAATACTTGCTGGAAAAGGATTTGCTCCCTACCTGCCAATCCATCGGCGAGATGTACCTCCGCCTCGAGCAGTTCTCTGAAGCTCTAACTTACCAG AAGAAGCACTTGGAGCTTGCAAGAGACGCTGACGATGTGGTTGAGCAGCAAAGAGCGAGCACGCAGCTAGGTCGAACATACCACGAGCTGTTCTCGAGATCCGATCACGACCACAACTCAATTCGCAACGCGAAGAAGTATTTCAACTTCGCAATGGAGCTTGCAGTGGCTCTGAAGAAGAAACCGCCAAGCAGCAAGTCTTCGTTCCTGAAGGAGTATATCGATGCGCACAACAACAAAGGGATGCTGGAAATGGAGCTCGATAACTTCCAGGAAGCGAAGGAGATACTAACTCGAGGGTTGGAAATTTGTGATGAGGAGGAGGTTAGTGAATTTGATGATGGGAGGAGCAGGCTCCACCATAACCTTGGGAATGTGTACATGGAACTCAGGAATTGGAATGAAGCTAGGAGGAATATCAAAATGGACATTCAGATTTGTAACAAGATTGGCCACCGTCAAGGGGAAGCGAAAGGGTATATCAATCTTGGGGAATTGCATTCCAGGACTCAGAAGTATGAGGAGGCAATCTGTTTTTATAACAAGGCACTTGGTTTGGCAAGGTCCTTGGAGGATGAGGATGCTTTGGTGAGGCAAATTGAGCAGAATATTAGGACTGTAAAGGAAGCTGTCAAAGTGATGGATGAGATAAAGAAGGAAGAGCAGAACCTCAAGAAGCTTAAAAGAGATATCGCCGCTGCCAGAGGGACACCTAATGAGCGGAAATGCCTGCTCCAGCAGAATGGCTCTCTTGAACGCCTTGTGGAGAAGTCAAGAATGATATCTGCATGGGAGAAG CATTGCGAATTTGCAAAGGAGAAAAAGAGAATAGCAAGTGAACTTTGTGACAAGCAAAGGCTTGGTGATTCATATATGGATGTTGGAGAATCATATCAGAAGCTTAGAAAATTCAACAAAGCAATCAAATGGTACAAGAAGAGTTGGGAAATGTACCAAACAATTGGCAGTTTAGAG GGTCAAGCATTGGTAAAAATCAATATTGGCAATGTTTTGGATTCTGCTCAAAAGTGGAGACAAGCATTAGATGCATATACTGAAAGCTATAG GATTGCTGTTGAAGCTCAACTTCCTGATATACAGCTTTCTGCATTAGAAAATATGCATTATAGTAACATGATAAGATTTGATGATGAATCTGAGACAAA GaggttgaaaattttaattgataagCTGAAGAACTCAATAGAAGATGAGTCAGGTGCTAAAAATATGGCAGAAGATTGTTGCTCTGAGACTGATACTGAGGCAGACAATAATCTGTCAATAGCTGGGTCTGATGATGACCTTTGCTCTCCACATACCAGTTCTAGATCAAAAGCTCTATCTACTGGAGAAGAATTTATAGATGACATGCCGCTTCTGTCAATCTATCAGTCCTTAAAAGGCTCATCCAGAAAGACAACAGGTCACATGGAAGATCTTACCAACACCAAGCAAGCTGATAAGTCATCCAAAAGTCTTACAAATTTAACCGGCAATCATCAGGCAGTTGTTGGACGTAAACGTGTCCGTGTAATTCTTtctgatgatgaagatgagatGGAGTGTTCAAGCAAACGGAGTCATGATTGCGTGTTAGAAGACAGGTCTACTTATGATGCAA ATATGAGTAAAGTGAGTCCTAGTAACATTAAG GTTGTCTCAGAGAATGGATCCAAACTTCCAATTAATGTTGAAGAAAGTAGCAGTTCTTTCAAATGCTGGAGTCCACATACACTTGCTAAAACTTGCAGACATTCCAGATCCATGAGCAATGACCTAGTTGCTGAACTTGATCTTCCTAGTGGTTCTAAATGCAACACAGATGCCTCTGGTAAACCAAGTGATGCTGCCCCTCCTGCGTCAAATAGTTCTCAATACGAT AAATATATTGAGTGCCAGATTGGGAATGATCTAATTCACATAGAAGCAACCTGGTGTACTGCCAGTGATAAGCTGGATATTGAATCTTTGAAAGCTGTAGCTGCATGCTTATACTATCTACAACTTCCTACACAAAAGAGATCAGATG GTCTGTTGCCTGTTGTTCAGCACATTTTATGTGCTGGAAGAGATCTAGAATCCCTAGAAACTGTTGAAAACCTTCAGATATGCCTGGGAAATGTCACAGTTGAAGCATCCATTGATG GATGGATTCATAAGCGCCTCATAAAAATGTATGTAGACTTTTGCAAGCAGCTGTCAGAGAAGCCAAATATGAAGGTACTGAAGAAACTCTACAATCTAGAG GTTTCGGATGATGAAATAGTAGTGTCTGAGTGTGACCTGCAAGATTTGTCTATAACCCCATTGATAAATGCACTGCAGTCCCAAAAAGCATTTTCAATGCTTGACCTCTCTCACAATTTGTTAG GAAATGGGACAATGGAAGCACTTCAGAAGGTCTTCACAGCATCAGACCAACATTATGGTGACTTAACACTCGATTTGCATTGTAATCGATTTGGTCCAACCGCTCTGCTACAG ATTTGTGAATGCTCAGTGCTGTTTGATAGACTGGAAGTGCTCAACATTTCTGGAAATCGTCTTACTGATGCATGTGGATCTTATCTTTCAACTATCTTGAAAAAATGTAAAG CCCTCTATAGCTTGAATGTAGAGAACTGCTGTATCACATCCAGAACTATTCAAAAGATTGCTGATGCACTGGACTCTACATCCGTACTTGCTTATCTCTGTATAG GACATAACAGCCCTGTATCTGGAAATACTATAGTTAATCTTTTGTCCAAGCTTTCCACTTTGAAAAG GTTTTTGGAGCTGAATCTCAGTGGTCTAAAACTAGGCAAACCAGTAGTTGATGCCCTTTGCCAGCTTGCAGGTACCTTGAGTTTATCAGGACTAATTCTTGGAGGTACCAGTATCGGAACA GAAGGGGTAATGCAATTAGCAGAACCATTGCTGAAAGGGGCTGAAGAGTTTGTGAAACTTGATCTATCATATTGTGGGCTCACATCAAACTTTGTTTCAAATATCAATGTTAATTTGTTTTGTTCCATCCTTGAGCTGAACCTGGAAGGAAATCCTATTCTGCCTGAG GGCGGAAATACTCTATGTTCTCTTCTAGTAAACCCATCATGCTCTCTCAAAGTGTTGGTTCTTAGAAAGTGTCAACTTGGGCTCGCTGGGGTTCTCCACATAATTGAGGCACTCGCAG AGAACAACAGCCTGGAGGAGCTTAATCTTGCTGATAATACTGTACCAAATGaactttattctctaaaatCCGACTTAACAGTAAAAGGTGACACTGAAAAACACGATCAGATACTTGATACGATTAAGTTGGCGGGTAATCAAGAGGTCCATTGCTCTGTAAACTTGGACTACCATCAGCTTGAAGTTGCTGATAGTGAAGATGATACAGTTAAAGCAGCTGCTTCTGGAATAGATGACAGTGCCAGTTCGTGTCAAAGAAATTCTTCATCTGCAGAGTGCCTTTTAACTCAACAACTTGCAGTGGCTATTGGTAAGGCAAAGAAATTGCAATTACTAGACCTTAGCAACAATGCTTTTTCATCGGAAGCTGCAGAAACTTTCTATAATTCCTGGACAAGTGTACGGGTGCCAAGTCAGAAGCACATTAATGAGGGGATTATGCATTTctcaacaaaagaaaagaagtgctGCAGAGTGAAACCGTGCTGCAAAAAAGTCCTGCCTTTATAG